A single Denticeps clupeoides unplaced genomic scaffold, fDenClu1.1, whole genome shotgun sequence DNA region contains:
- the LOC114772833 gene encoding zinc finger protein 64-like: MASFHTEGPSHVLVEVSPDIHICGFCKQQYNNFELFLAHKQSGCQIPPADQGPSPALSESGTTLVFEEAFQACVAKVVRKNLSRAQKRMKPAAGSVRRSCAFSGCTFKTQYGQKDMERHLKTHTGEKPFECELCHKRFSRRDKLNMHSRSHTGEKPHKCRYCAYAAADSSSLKKHLRIHYDERPFKCQICPYASRNSSQLTVHLRSHTGDCPFQCNQCEAKFKINSDLKRHVRVHSGEKPYKCDFCDYRCAMKGNLKSHVQIKHGTGDALRCPDCDFRCSSKAALRQHSRQHQPALPVRCPECSYSCSSKGALKIHERVHSDERPFRCEHCGFSSKQRSNLLIHRKKSHAGEGGAAAAGKAASSRYRARLEATRAFRCDACDASFVREDSLRSHRRQHQQSGFLQLSPAQGPAQLHVPADRLAAYGGAQLKIIVTPQLGQEAAAKSPLGPMVQQVSLVLPPAEDALEQPAFLLTHAAAATTTTSLQQRLGGDVTPTFITTCSDLDGLTALIQEGGTEVTVVTEGTAPTGQAFGPPVDEVTSSLSPDVASKPGESVQTLMVPLSLEEPQHIFSDSGHSTD; encoded by the exons ATGGCTTCGTTTCACACAGAAG GGCCCAGCCACGTCCTGGTGGAGGTCAGCCCTGACATCCACATCTGCGGCTTCTGCAAGCAGCAGTACAACAACTTCGAGCTCTTCCTCGCCCACAAGCAGAGCGGCTGCCAGATTCCCCCCGCTGACCAGGGTCCGAGTCCGGCCCTCTCAG AGTCCGGCACCACGCTGGTGTTTGAAGAGGCGTTCCAGGCCTGTGTTGCCAAAGTTGTCCGGAAGAACCTGAGCAGAGCCCAGAAGCGGATGAAGCCGGCCGCGGGGTCGGTCAGGAGGAGCTGCGCGTTCTCAG GCTGCACCTTCAAAACGCAGTACGGCCAGAAGGACATGGAGCGGCACCTGAAAACGCACACAG GCGAGAAGCCGTTCGAGTGCGAGCTCTGCCACAAGCGCTTCAGCCGGCGGGACAAGCTGAACATGCACAGCCGCTCgcacaccggcgagaagccgCACAAGTGCAGGTACTGCGCCTACGCCGCCGCCGACAGCAGCAGCCTGAAGAAGCACCTGCGCATCCACTACGACGAGCGGCCCTTCAAGTGCCAGATCTGCCCGTACGCCAGCCGCAACTCCAGCCAGCTGACCGTCCACCTGCGCTCGCACACCG GTGACTGTCCGTTCCAGTGTAACCAGTGCGAAGCCAAATTCAAGATCAACTCGGACCTGAAGCGCCACGTGCGCGTCCACTCCGGAGAGAAGCCGTACAAATGCGATTTCTGCGACTATCGCTGCGCCATGAAGGGCAACCTGAAGTCGCACGTCCAGATCAAACACGGCACGGGCGACGCCCTCCGCTGCCCCGACTGCGACTTCCGGTGCAGCAGCAAGGCGGCGCTGCGGCAGCACTCGCGCCAGCACCAGCCGGCGCTGCCTGTCCGCTGCCCCGAGTGCAGCTACTCCTGCTCCAGCAAGGGGGCGCTGAAGATCCACGAGCGCGTCCACTCGGACGAGCGGCCCTTCCGCTGCGAGCACTGCGGCTTCTCCTCCAAGCAGCGCAGCAACCTGCTCATCCACCGCAAGAAGAGCCACGCCGGCGAGGGCGGGGCCGCAGCAGCCGGAAAAGCGGCGAGCTCGCGGTACAGAGCGCGCCTGGAGGCCACGCGAGCCTTCCGCTGCGACGCCTGCGACGCGTCGTTCGTGCGCGAAGACTCGCTGCGTAGCCACCGGCGGCAGCACCAGCAGAGCGGGTTCCTGCAGCTGAGCCCGGCGCAGGGCCCCGCCCAGCTCCACGTCCCGGCCGACCGGCTGGCGGCGTACGGCGGCGCCCAGCTGAAGATCATCGTGACGCCGCAGCTCGGCCAGGAGGCGGCGGCTAAATCGCCGCTCGGCCCCATGGTCCAGCAGGTGAGTCTCGTCCTGCCGCCGGCAGAGGACGCCCTGGAGCAGCCGGCCTTCCTGCTGAcgcacgccgccgccgccaccaccaccacctcccttCAACAGAGACTCGGGGGGGACGTCACCCCAACCTTCATCACCACCTGCTCCGACCTGGACGGCCTGACCGCACTCATCCAGGAGGGCGGCACAGAGGTCACCGTGGTCACCGAGGGCACCGCCCCCACAGGTCAGGCTTTTGGGCCGCCCGTGGATGAGGTCACcagttctctctctccagaCGTTGCGTCCAAACCCGGCGAGTCTGTCCAGACCCTGATGGTCCCACTGTCCCTGGAGGAGCCGCAACACATCTTCTCCGACAGCGGCCACTCCACCGACTGA